A stretch of Elusimicrobiota bacterium DNA encodes these proteins:
- a CDS encoding enhanced serine sensitivity protein SseB C-terminal domain-containing protein produces MSREIHPLKNSALEKALADLAESDNKKTRQALYQSFLKSSLFVPGTPPENPQDQDHQIEILKNSQGQAALAVFTSREAAIQWKEEVTCIAASGREIAALADEAGVEIILINMAGPDPRGFLTRAEIQLLIQGFSAVKETNGTITAEASREISVNIEEPPGGVAPQLERFLRLSLDCQPAARAAYLFQATYEGGDPHLVLGVEAQGDENDLARWLESMATPIAKYLPVGQYMDFMLIDRAMAEKIQEAINPLWQRA; encoded by the coding sequence ATGAGCAGGGAAATTCATCCGTTAAAAAATTCGGCGCTTGAGAAGGCCTTGGCTGATTTGGCCGAATCCGACAACAAAAAAACCCGGCAGGCTCTCTACCAAAGCTTTCTAAAAAGCTCCCTGTTCGTCCCCGGCACGCCTCCGGAAAATCCCCAAGACCAGGATCATCAAATTGAAATTTTGAAAAACTCCCAGGGCCAAGCGGCGCTGGCCGTCTTCACCTCGCGCGAAGCGGCGATTCAATGGAAAGAAGAGGTCACCTGCATCGCCGCCTCCGGCCGTGAAATTGCGGCGCTCGCCGATGAGGCCGGCGTCGAGATTATTCTCATCAATATGGCCGGGCCCGATCCGCGCGGTTTTTTAACCCGCGCCGAAATTCAACTGCTGATTCAAGGATTTTCCGCGGTCAAAGAAACCAACGGGACCATCACGGCCGAAGCCTCGCGAGAAATTTCCGTCAATATCGAGGAGCCGCCCGGCGGCGTCGCTCCGCAGCTGGAGCGTTTTTTGCGCCTAAGCCTGGATTGCCAGCCGGCCGCGCGCGCCGCTTATCTTTTTCAAGCCACTTATGAAGGCGGTGATCCCCACCTGGTTCTGGGCGTAGAGGCTCAGGGCGATGAAAACGACTTAGCTCGTTGGTTGGAGTCCATGGCCACGCCCATCGCCAAATACCTGCCGGTCGGGCAATACATGGATTTCATGCTCATCGACCGGGCCATGGCCGAAAAAATCCAAGAGGCCATCAACCCTCTTTGGCAGCGGGCTTAG